CGACATTGTTATTTTCCGGTTACATTATATTGCATTTTATTATGGTATTGATGAAAATAGTAAAAAATTTACAATAAATAAATTGATAGAATATAATAAAGCTGAAGAAATTACCAATAAACTTATTGAATATAAGCAAAATCTTAAAAAAGAAAAAAAGATTAATATTGGAAGAACAAATCAAACTAGTTTAAGTAGCTATTTTCGAAATATGTTTAATACAATTAATTTTATTGATAAGAATACTATTTTATCGGATGAAGAAAAACACAAATTCATAAAAATATATAGAGCACAATTTAGCGACTCAGAATTATTTGTTTTGTATCTTAACGTAGTTTCTCGCTTTGGTATAAAGTGGAAAAAATATGATTTTATAATAAATTATGAATTAATAAAAAATATTCCTTTTGATTATTGTGATAAATATCCTCCACAAGATTTTTTCAAAATGGAATATGAAGAAGATGAATTAAAAAAACTTTCGGGTGTAGAGTAAATTAATACTTGAATATCTTATTAATTTAACTTTACATTTTATTGATAATTTTTTCAATAACCTTTGTTTTATGTCTGTTGTATGCAATCCATATAAAAAGTATAATTGGTAATAATATCAAAAATCCAGATAAAAACATAAATACTATACTTGACCTTATTTCAGATTTTACAAGATAGATGATAGAGTTCTTCTTATTTATTTTTAATTCTACTTCTTTTTCTTTCCAGTAATCAATTAATTTATATCCATCTATTATACTATCATACTTAGCTATTGCTATGCTATCAAGTTCCTCTCGTATTTGTATGTAGTTTAAATTTGCTGGTACTACTATTTCCATGACAGATTCCAAGTCAGCAAGAGTCCCGTTGAGAACGCTATCGGGTAAAAAACTATCAAATTCTGGCATCTTTATTTTATATTCAATTTTTTCTTTTGTCATGAAATAATTTTTACTAAAATATATATAAAAAATACAAACTAATATTATGGGAATTATTAGAATAATCAAATTATAGACACTTAAAGATGGTTCTTTTATTATTTGTTTCACACGATTATTAGCATCTGCAATTCTATGTTCAAATTGTATTTCATTTTTCTCGAAGATATCATTGGGGCATTCTAATAAAATCTCAAATTTTATAAATTCACCCCTTCTAAATAGCTTGAAAACAAATTCACCAACATTATTTTCAAATGTCATACTTGCCTTCAATCCTGGTGAAGTATCTAATATTCTTGCCTCATGAATAATTGCCTCCTTTCCAAATAATATTATTAATGGGTTTTCAATCATTACTTCTGTTATGTCTCTTCTCCCCACATGCACAATATTGCCTTTAATAATATACATATTCTCCTTAATTGGTGCATTTTTATAAATAACTTTCAGATCATTTAAGTTCTTAGATACAGAATTAAATAGGTCAATCGATTCTTCCTTATAGAATATAAATTCTATTGGATGTTTTTTTCTTACATAATAATACACACCCATAATTGAGAATACTCCAAAGAATATTGTTGCTATAATGCTTAAAATCATAACACGATCATTTTTGATGAAATATATTTTTTCGAA
The sequence above is drawn from the Bacteroidales bacterium genome and encodes:
- a CDS encoding putative phage abortive infection protein, with the protein product DIVIFRLHYIAFYYGIDENSKKFTINKLIEYNKAEEITNKLIEYKQNLKKEKKINIGRTNQTSLSSYFRNMFNTINFIDKNTILSDEEKHKFIKIYRAQFSDSELFVLYLNVVSRFGIKWKKYDFIINYELIKNIPFDYCDKYPPQDFFKMEYEEDELKKLSGVE